The genomic DNA TTAGTCTTAATTTtggattgctaattagttagcagTTGATCACATCCTGAATAGTAATACCTCAAATAATACATTTAATCCAATTGTACTAAACATATTACTTATTCATATCTTTTATTAATatctttattatatatttttgattaattttttaaatataatttggcATTTAATATTCATAATATAATTTTGTGACATCAAGAAAAGTTTattcttcaattatttataataaaagaatTTTAAGATATAGGTACTCGTAGAAATTAATTTCGCGGAGTGATACTTGAAtattaatatactccctccacccaataaatatgaaatatttgaattttgagattttatgcagtgttttttttagttaatgaaaatagaaagtagagtaagagagatgaaaatgtAGAGATGACATTGTTTTGGGAAgggaagtattattttattacaaaatatatattaaaatattatatttaatttttatataatagtaataaatttcGCCCCCTCCGTTTCGATGGGCTAGATCCACCAATGAGAACAAATGCAGCATAAAACGAGATGCTTCACACTACTGGCAAAGCTCTATTCCATCGGAAATCTCCCAACGGCGAGATGAACACGAATACTGACTTCGTGTGCGTGTGTCTGAGAAAGATTGAGAGATGAACGAACCAGCGACCCGCCCAACTGAAGTTAAGCAACTTACTTGGTAGAAAACGGTATTTATATGCAGCCCAGTGAAACCGGGTCGGGTCAGTAAATAATAGGCTTAATTCATATtagtaataattattaaaaagttttctgttttgtgagtaaaaaaatGTCATGGGttgtataaaaaatgataaatcactTAGATTATCTATCTATATTCATTTAAAACTTATACAATCACTTTCTGAACCAAGTTATTGTTTACGAAATGAACTAATTACTAGAAGAGCTCGTcagttttcttatttttctatttacTTGTATTGTCGTGTTTTTAACCAACTTAACCAATTTGTGATTTCCAAGTTTTTCAATAGCTTCAAATCAAGACACGCCAATATGCCATTAATCCGAATATACAAATTAATCTCTGTACCTATTACTTGCTTGAACCAATAATTTTCAAAAGTAATTACTTAAATAAACAAATCTACTTAAAATTTGTTGCTTACAGAAATTGGCAGGATGCAACGACACAGCTTCAGTAACCAAttgttgaaaatgaaaataaatgaaaaacaaCGAATATATGGGGAAATCGTGTGGAATGATCACTGACAAACACACCAATACAAAGCtaccaaaacacacacacacacacacacacacacagagggATTTGAGTAGTTAAGTTAATTAAATTCGTTTTTTCATAAATTCCACATAAGCAACGCGCctttaatgataaaaaaaatctaatctgGGTAAGACACGTCAAcaataaaaatgacaaaatcaaCAGTAATATTTGGAACACTGCATTTCATGAAAAAGAAGTGTGTAATCTGGCGGTGAGCGTCTTTCAATTAAGTCCAAGGCGACATATCGGGTTTCTTTTAGTGAGAGATAGATCCACCTGCAAAATCGAAGCATGCAAACAAGGATGTAAGAGCTTCAACCTTAAAAGGCtttgtttatttgattgattctaaaaattaatcacatttacttgaggatattatcactAAGGGATTGATATATTAATCTCAGTCCAAATCCAATGCCTTATTTATCCTGATAGTTAACGTTACAATGAAGCACAACATTTTACCTTGTGGCCGAAGAGATCTCTGATATTGTCAATTCCATACAGGATCATCGTTGGCCTGCCAAGTAaggaaatatgaaaaataagaaaacaaagcaATAGCCAATAAGTAGTAGGTATTTGAGACATGGCAAAGCTGCAAGAAGCATCTTATATGAATTACTAAATCATAGGATAAAGGTCTTGTCTAGTTGATAGTTCCAGAGTGAACAGGTGGATATGAGCGCACATACCTCTCGAGTGAAAGACCCCATGCGATCACCTGCACATCTTCAGGAAGTCCCATTGGCCGCAACATTTCTGGTCTAAACATCCCAGAGTTGCCAATTTCAACCCATTTCTTCAGACCTTCGTGATAACTGGAGGAAAAAAATTTATTAGCTTGCATTTATTTAATGGTAAAGCCACAGCTGTGATAGAGGGCGTTTTTAAATCATCACCTGAAGATTTCCATGCTTGGTTCAGTATAAGGATTGTAGGCAGGTTTGAACTTAAGCTTAGACATCCCTGAAATTGATAAGATGGATTAACCCCTTTTAACAATATGTACATTTTACTTGCCACACTCGCAATAAACAGCCTTTTTAATCATAACCTGTAGAGGAAATGAATTTTGTGATTTACTATCAACATAAAGCTAGTATAGTTACCAATCCGAGAGAAGAAGTCTTCAAGAACTCCCCTCAAGTGTCCAAGAGAAAGCCCACGGTCGCAAATTAAGCCTAACAACAGGATGTTAGTTTTGTGGAAGCAGAGCAGCATTTACATATAAATTGTAGGCAATGAAAGGCAATCATTAGTATAGCACTTATTTCACTGGTGCAGTTCAGGGGACAACAGAAAAGGCAGTGCAAACCAGATTTAAATTGTTGGCATACAAACTATGGCGATTCAATTtcctaataaaaacaaaaatgcaAGGATTCACAGTAATTACGTCAACAAAGACAGAAGTATCTAACTTCCAACTTTGACATGTCTTACATGGTACAGATTTTACAAGAATCATATACGCATGATGGTGCATGGCCAACTAAGCTATCAAACATTTGCAAGCCAAAACACAGCATATGGAAGTTGTGTTGTGGGGTCAGTACGATATTAGCACCATAATGCAAAGCTTGATTAATAGAATAGGGTGTAACTGTATAAACATGGAATTGAAAATATCCAGAAATGTAACCTTCTATCTGGTGGAATTCAGCTAGATGAGTTCGATCTACAGCTTCATTTCTGAAAACACGGTCAATAGAATAATATCTTTTTGGAGTAAAAGGTCCCTGCAAAATATATGATTTCAAATTAAACTTCATGCAACCAGAGTAACTGAGGCAAAAGTAGCCTACTGTGCAAATATATGATCTCGAATTAATTTCAAGCAAACAAAGTAATAAGGAAAAAAATATCCTACCAGGccatataaatccaaaattGAGATAAAATGAACTGCAATAAACCAAAAACTCAACCAAGACTTGTGTACAtagcaaaaaaagaaaagatgatAAGTTAAACTTATTTACTTTGAGGATTTGTAACTTGGTAGCATATTGTGTTTGTGGACTGAATGTCAGATATGAATCATATGACTGATATACCTTTCatgtagtatattttaaatGTATTAATGGGAAGGGTGTGACAATTCATATCTCACCTCTTTAGGTGGGAATATCACTCAATTAGTCACCCAAAttcaaaacaaaaagaaatgccCACTCATCTTGGACAACATTTCCATGTAAAATCAAGAAAAGTAAACAATAGACACAATAGAAGCATTTCTTACAATCCACCCTATCCAAATATGTAAAGAATGCATAAGACAAGTAGACAACTAGGATACAAGGCCAACAAAAGCTAACCTGGGCAAGTGCATACAGCATCCTGGTGGAAACAGCAGTTGTGTGAGTCCGCAGAAGATTCTTGTTTGCCTCCTCTCTCTTCCAATCATAGCCATACCTAGAGCACAAAGAAAGTAGGTTACTTGCCTTAGGGTTGGGGTTGAACTAATTACCTCTTTATTCAACAAATTGTCTACCCCCGGGACCCATAGCCACCAGATTCGTGAACTATTTTAACTCGCTCTACATATTCTTCAGGCAGACTATTTGTGGTTGAAGGCACTGCAAACATCAATGACAGTAAGAAAACTGAAATGCACAAACCCACCAAGATAAAGATCTAAAATGAGATTCCAATCACCTTTCAGAAAGAATGTGTCATGTGAATCACGAGCCGGGTGTTGTTGAGGCTGGAAAAGTGCGTCAAAGTTCCAGAAGCTGCAAATCCAACATACAACTCTCAGTGTTGATAGCAGCTATGCCATTAGTTATTGACTTTGCTTCCAACATATTGCTCATGTAAAGAGGACAAGAACAAGGAGTACGAAGAAAGGAATCAGAAGGCCCTTATTTCCAAATTCATGAAAAGTGAAATCCTTCTACTGTACACTATTAttctatttcctttttttgatgCAATCGTGGACTTTATCAGTTCAAAATATCACAATCAAATGATGATAAGATAACACTGATGGTATAAACTCTCTATTGACATAAAACCAGCATTTAAAAATATCTTATCTGGAACAGCTGATGGAACTCTTCTGGTGGTCATATTTATCTTACTTGTAATTACTAAAAGAACAGATAAGTTAGAAGCAAGGATAAATATGACTTCAGAAATACTATATAACATTCATATCGTATTTATATCTAGTAAGATAGAAGCAAGGACAACTCCGACTTCAGAAATATTATTATATGTACGAAGATTTATACCTGCTCTCCACATAATTGTTTGTTGGCATCTCTTCAAATCTGCAAGCCGTAAATGAAGAATCAGCAATTATTGGCACATTAAgtgattatatattaaaatcagCCTCCTTTACTGTTGTTATTCCTTACCCCATTTGGAGAAATATCATCTGAATTTGTTGCTTAACCTGCAGATGAAACAAAATTTTGTTTACAAGAGAAATACAGAAACAAAAATTTAACCAGAATTTGCACAAACTTACATCGATATATAACTGACCTAATCAGAGATGGGGTTATAATGGAACCAATGCATATGTTTAACATTTTTCTTAGACGAGAAGACTAATTGTCAAAATCTAAAGttccttaaattagaaaatgtgTTCAATCAGACAGGAGCAGTAAGCACAGGAGTAGTAGGCTCCAAGCTAGTTGCATGACTTTCTCATTGGAACTattgaggagagagaaaaaaatgttattCCACGAAAGGTATATAAATAGAATTTTAATAGCATACTAGTTGCATGATTTCTCGTTGAAGAATCTTTACTGTTTgtgataattattttaaatttaaaacattCTATTCCAAAAGTTAGTAAGAGAACTTTTCTTAAAGAAACAAGATCCAGTGCAATGTTCTGGTCCCAAATTATTTAATAGGAGTACCTGTAACTAAGCAACATCAGGAGTGAAAGTGAATAGATGCTACAAGCAGTCAATTACATCAATTGTACAAAAAAGTTTGGTAACCCTGCCTTGTATAACGGATGGAGACAGCCACCTTCAGTAGGTTGACCCTTTGCAAGGAAGTTGTACTCTTTGAACTCAACATCCTTCCATTCATCCCTTcagagaaaaattaaaatttcagcTGAAAAATTATGATTCCATTTGGATCAACAAATTTAACATATATGCCTTATAAACCCACTGAGAATGATATGTTTCcgaatgaaataattaaaaaaagtaaagcaGAAATATGCTACAAATAAAAAAGTCATTTACATATCAACACAAGCAAGATGAAAACAGGTGAGTTTAGCAAAATCTTGATCAAGCATATTATATATTCACTCTGATGTCAAACCCAGCAGAATTTTGAGATCATGGATATGTTAAACTTTGCACTTAACCATCAAAACTGCAATAAACCTAGCAGGCCACAAGTTTAACCTTGTTGCTTACTCATGCACATGCTCAATTTTAAAATCACAACTAGAACTTGAAATAAGCAATTGCATATTTTTTTGCAGCTATAATAATCTTAAAAGACAATGAAAAAAAGTGATTTATTACCTCTGTAGATGATCACGAACTAAATCGGTTGCCGCCTTTTTCCTTGTTGCAGTATAATTAGGACCTTTCTTTAGCGAATAGCCTTTCCAAATCCTTATATCGAAACAAAATTAATAAGAAAACAGAGAGCACACAAAGTAGAGGTACAGATTAAggtacaaaaaaaaattaatcacataCTGCGAAACAAGGACAAAGTAACAGAGAAGCAAAAAAAATGTAGGTTATTACTGGAGACTAATAAGCTTTCTTCGCTTGAGAGTATCAATATCCTTAGCACCAACAGCCTGTAATTTTTTAATCGTATCAGTTTATATCAGAGGATGGAGATTCATACAGATGTTAGGAAAGGGATATCTTAATTCATAATGCAAATTTACAAAATAGATGCAAAGAGCACAGAAATGTTGCCATGAAGAACATTTCTCATGTACTAATCTCTCCAAGGCTAAAACTCTCAGCATTCGTATCTTTGGCAAGATATTACCTCTTTTCTGTTGGTTGAGAACACAAAGGAGCAGATTCCGGGATTAAGACAAAGGATGACATATTAATATGGGTTTCAAAAATTAAGTTTATAAAAGTGCATGCTTTGTAAATGGGAATAATGGGATAGGAATATACCTAAATATGCTGCATCCAAAATGAGGAAAAGTTATATTTATTTGCATAAATCAACAGTGGAACTGTAGCAGAATTCAGTTCTCATTCTTTAAAAGACAGATCTCAGAAATTCTTAATATCTGCTTAATAATCCTAAACTCTTTCGATTTATTTTGAGAAACCATACagcaaatattttatatattgatcCAAATTGCATCCAAAAGGACGGGTATATATACAATACCAAGACTGCACCTAAATCAAGGTTTATTGGAAGAAGATACTATCACAAAAAGATACATAGGCTAATATAATAAGTAAAAGGAAAAACATAAAGCATATTAAATATGTTACACACCTCCCCATTCTGAATCTGAATTAGTAAGTCTTTCACTTTGTCTTCAACATGTTCGACCTATATCAAATCATTGAAGTAACAAATAGTCGGCATGCATCCAGCATGTTCAAGTTTAGAACACCATGAAAGCCaaaaaaatttcatcaataTAAGCACCTTTTACATCTATGAAATGAAGTATCTTGGGAACACAGTCATAAGATAGCAACACTAGAGGCATATGAATCCATGTCATTCATATGTAGCTTGGGTTAAAAGGAGAAATATGTGCCCATTTAAGAGACGCAACAGAATAAAGAGGGCAAGATTGATTAAAAATTTGTATATgtcaatatatattttaaacgTGCCCAGCTTCAATAAGCAAAACTGCTCAAGACAATAATCAAATCTAGTCCAAACGATTATATGCATATATTTGACATATTTAGGCCATTCAATGGATGGGTATCAATAATATCAAGTGTGGAGATGAACTACGAAATTAAAGCAAGAAGAAAACTAATATGGATTTGAAAGAACAAGACCAATATTTAGACAGTGAGGAATAGGTTAGCAAAATTGAAGCCTTTGAATAAGTTGAAGTCAATTGACGAAGTTCTGATTGATATACAAATTTTGAAACATTTTCTTCACAGTATGTCATCTCATCAGATGCAAATAGCTAAGGGGGGATGAAAGGAATTTTTATGCAGAAAAGGGAGTGCAGCA from Salvia splendens isolate huo1 unplaced genomic scaffold, SspV2 ctg518, whole genome shotgun sequence includes the following:
- the LOC121790442 gene encoding phenylalanine--tRNA ligase alpha subunit, cytoplasmic-like, whose protein sequence is MAQEAVLGHLKRNQEISDSGVFSQEKGIDHEELVNAIKSLNAFGLVIASDIKREKWLLSEEAQSYVKYGSAEVLLFEAVPAEGTAKAKLQEIVKSKLPVDLDDKTKSLIYDKGWAQAMKNKWIGLEDSQVSRKVEHVEDKVKDLLIQIQNGEAVGAKDIDTLKRRKLISLQIWKGYSLKKGPNYTATRKKAATDLVRDHLQRDEWKDVEFKEYNFLAKGQPTEGGCLHPLYKVKQQIQMIFLQMGFEEMPTNNYVESSFWNFDALFQPQQHPARDSHDTFFLKVPSTTNSLPEEYVERVKIVHESGGYGSRGYGYDWKREEANKNLLRTHTTAVSTRMLYALAQGPFTPKRYYSIDRVFRNEAVDRTHLAEFHQIEGLICDRGLSLGHLRGVLEDFFSRIGMSKLKFKPAYNPYTEPSMEIFSYHEGLKKWVEIGNSGMFRPEMLRPMGLPEDVQVIAWGLSLERPTMILYGIDNIRDLFGHKVDLSLTKRNPICRLGLN